A part of Larimichthys crocea isolate SSNF chromosome VII, L_crocea_2.0, whole genome shotgun sequence genomic DNA contains:
- the LOC109141685 gene encoding olfactory receptor 11A1-like encodes MMLNSTLSYFILGAFLNVGNLRYFYFMITALVYLVIIIVNTSLIVVICMNRSLHEPMYIFLCSLFMNELYGSTGLFPFLLIQILSDIHTVSASFCFLQIFCLYTYAHVEFCNLAVMSYDRYLAICCPLQYNTRMTSNKAVIFIAVVWLYSFVKFMITLSLNIRLTLCGNIINSLYCHNYLVVKLACSDTKVNNIYGLFGIVLTVLVPLLPILFSYMTILKVCFSGSRQMRQKAVSTCTPQLVSLLNFSFGCSFEILQSRFDMTGVPGGLRIFSCLYFLIIQPLLNPIMYGLQMSKIRHTLKHIFCSNMLCGCRDTV; translated from the coding sequence atgatgctGAATTCaactttgtcttattttattcttgGAGCTTTTTTGAATGTTGGAAATTTAAGATATTTCTATTTCATGATAACTGCTTTGGTTTACCTCGTTATTATCATTGTCAACACGTCTCTCATTGTGGTTATCtgcatgaacagaagtttacatgaacctatgtacatctttctgtgcagcctgtttatgaatgaactgtatGGTAGTACAGGGTTGTTTCCATTccttctgattcagattctctctgacattcacactgtttctgcttcattttgtttcctgcagattttctgtttgtacaCTTATGCACATGTGGAGTTTTGTAATTTAGCCGTCATGTCTTATGACAGATATCTTGCCATCTGTTGTCCTCTACAATATAACACACGCATGACATCTAACAAGGCCGTTATCTTTATTGCTGTGGTATGGTTGTATTCTTTTGTTAAATTCATGATAACTTTATCTTTAAACATCCGTCTGACACTTTGTGGAAACATCATAAACAGTTTGTATTGTCATAACTATCTTGTTGTGAAGTTGGCATGCTCTGACACCAAAGTGAACAACATTTATGGACTTTTTGGGATTGTTCTCACTGTTTTAGTTCCTCTGCTTCCAATCCTTTTTTCTTACATGACAATTCttaaagtctgtttctctggttccagacaaatgagacagaaagcTGTCAGTACCTGCACACCTCAACTCGTGTCTCTTCTGAATTTTTCTTTCGGATGCTCCTTTGAAATACTTCAGAGTAGATTTGATATGACCGGTGTACCCGGTGGACTGCGAATCTTTTCATGTCTGTATTTTCTCATCATACAACCGCTTTTGAATCCGATCATGTACGGACTGCAAATGTCCAAAATACGACATACACTTAAACATATATTCTGTTCCAATATGTTGTGCGGTTGTAGAGATACTGTTTAG
- the LOC104939293 gene encoding olfactory receptor 142-like, whose translation MINSTHVSYFKLAAYFDTGIFRYLCFTIVMLLYILALCANVFLIVVICMNRSLHEPMYIFLCSLFMNELYGSTGLFPFLLIQILSDIHTVSASFCFLQVFCVHFYGQCEFFILAVMSYDRYLAICHPLQYNTLMTSNKVVILTAFVWLFSVLATVAMMSLSVPLQLCGNIINKVYCDNYSIVKLACSDTTVNNIYGIIYMFTIIFSLIILILYTYIKILKVCFSGSKQTRQKAVSTCTPHLASLLNFSFGSFFEIMQSRFNMSNVPIMLRIFLSLYFLTCQPLFNPVMYGLNLTKIRIICKSLTFGKRK comes from the coding sequence ATGATAAACTCTacacatgtttcatatttcaaactGGCTGCCTATTTTGACACTGggatttttagatatttatgtTTCACGATTGTCATGTTGTTATACATTTTAGCTCTTTGTGCCAATGTTTTCCTCATTGTGGTTATCtgcatgaacagaagtttacatgaacctatgtacatctttctgtgcagcctgtttatgaatgaactgtatGGTAGTACAGGGTTGTTTCCATTccttctgattcagattctctctgacattcacactgtttctgcttcattttgtttcctgcagGTTTTCTGTGTGCACTTTTATGGACAATGTGAATTTTTCATTTTAGCCGTCATGTCTTATGACAGATATCTTGCCATCTGTCATCCTCTACAATATAACACACTTATGACATCTAACAAAGTTGTGATCTTGACTGCATTCGTATGGTTGTTCAGTGTACTTGCAACTGTTGCCATGATGTCTTTGAGTGTCCCTTTACAGCTGTGTGGGAACATCATTAACAAAGTTTACTGTGACAATTACTCCATAGTTAAACTGGCCTGCTCTGACACCACAGTCAATAATATTTATGGAATAATTTACATGTTTACCATCATCTTTAGTCTGATCATTTTAATTCTCTACACGTATATAAAGATCCttaaagtctgtttctctggttctaaacagaccagacagaaagCTGTCAGTACCTGCACACCTCACCTCGCTTCTCTGCTCAACTTCTCTTTTGGTAGTTTCTTTGAAATCATGCAGAGCAGATTTAACATGAGCAATGTGCCCATTATGTTACgcatttttttatcattgtacTTTCTGACGTGTCAGCCGCTCTTCAACCCTGTAATGTACGGCCTGAATTTAACCAAAATACGCATCATATGCAAAAGTCTGACTTTTGGTAAAAGAAAATAG
- the LOC113746062 gene encoding olfactory receptor 52E4-like gives MISHVLCRCICKCPIYHTFLIICANLFLIVVFCMNRSTSLHEPMCIFLCSLFINELYGSTMMLPFLLDQIISDVHIVSFSFCYLQIFCIYTYANVQFCNLAVMSYDRYLAICHPLHYSRRMTGNKVAVLITFIWLFPFVEVAVMISLSATLQLCGNIINKVYCDNFSIVRLACSDITVNNIYGIIYTIVLIVGVGILIVYTYIRILKVCFSGSKQTRQKAVSTCTPHLASLLNFSFGSFFEIMQSRFNMSNVPNMLRIFLSLYFLTCQPLFNPVLYGLNMSKIRILCKRFLFGKM, from the exons ATGATAAGCCACGTGTTGTGCAGGTGCATCTGCAAG TGTCCTATatatcacacatttttaattatctgtGCCAATCTTTTCCTCATTGTGGTTTTCtgcatgaacagaa GTACAAGTTTACATGAACCTATGTGcatctttctgtgcagcctgtttatAAATGAACTGTATGGTAGCACAATGATGCTTCCATTCCTTCTGGACCAGATTATCTCTGATGTTCACAtcgtttctttttctttttgttacctgcaaattttttgtatttataccTATGCAAATGTTCAATTTTGTAATTTAGCCGTCATGTCTTATGACAGATATCTTGCCATCTGTCATCCTCTACACTACAGCAGACGTATGACAGGTAACAAGGTTGCTGTGCTTATTACATTTATATGGTTATTCCCATTTGTTGAAGTCGCTGTCATGATATCTTTGAGTGCCACATTACAGCTGTGTGGGAACATCATTAACAAAGTTTACTGTGACAATTTCTCTATTGTCAGACTTGCatgctctgacatcacagtcaACAACATCTATGGAATTATTTATACAATTGTCTTAATAGTTGGTGTTGGAATATTAATTGTTTACACTTATATAAGAATTCttaaagtctgtttctctggttctaaacagaccagacagaaagCTGTCAGTACCTGCACACCTCACCTCGCTTCTCTGCTCAACTTCTCTTTTGGTAGTTTCTTTGAAATCATGCAGAGCAGATTTAACATGAGCAATGTACCGAACATGTTACGCATCTTTTTGTCATTGTACTTTCTGACGTGTCAGCCGCTCTTCAACCCTGTACTTTATGGACTGAACATGTCTAAAATACGTATCTTATGTAAAAGGTTTCTCTTTGGTAAAATGTAA
- the LOC109141684 gene encoding olfactory receptor 13C4-like, giving the protein MMENSTIFTRIILGAYLQMGTLRYFYFMITALVYVIIIISNTSLIVVICMHRSLHEPMYIFLCSLFMNELYGSTGLFPFLLIQILSDIHTVSVPFCYLQIFCLYTYANVEFCTLAVMSYDRYLAICCPLQYNTLMTFNKAVTFISVVWLYSFVKFMITLSLNIRLTLCGNIINSLLCRNYLVVKLACSDTKVNNIYGLFGIVLTVLVPLLPILFSYMTILKVCFSGSRQTRQKAVSTCTPHLTSLINFSFGCFFEIIQSRFNMTGVPGGLRIILSMYFVILQPLLNPIMYGLQMSRIRHTFKNLLSSLI; this is encoded by the coding sequence ATGATGGAAAATTCAACCATATTTACTCGTATAATTCTAGGAGCATATTTACAGATGGGAACTCTGAGATATTTCTATTTCATGATAACTGCTTTGGTTTACGTCATTATAATTATTTCCAACACGTCTCTCATTGTGGTTATCTGCATGCACAGAAGTTTACATGAACCTATGTAcatctttctgtgcagcctgtttatgaatgaactgtatGGTAGTACAGGGTTGTTTCCATTccttctgattcagattctctctgacattcacactgtCTCTGTTCCTTTTTGTTAtctgcagattttctgtttgtacaCTTATGCAAACGTGGAGTTTTGTACTTTAGCCGTCATGTCTTATGACAGATATCTTGCCATCTGTTGTCCTCTACAATATAACACACTTATGACATTTAACAAGGCCGTTACCTTTATTTCTGTGGTATGGTTGTATTCTTTTGTTAAATTCATGATAACTTTATCTTTAAACATCCGTCTGACACTTTGTGGAAACATCATAAACAGTTTGCTTTGCCGTAACTATCTTGTTGTGAAGTTGGCATGCTCTGACACCAAAGTGAACAACATTTATGGACTTTTTGGGATTGTTCTCACTGTTTTAGTTCCTCTGCTTCCAATCCTTTTTTCTTACATGACAATTCttaaagtctgtttctctggttcCAGACAGACGAGACAGAAAGCTGTCAGTACCTGCACACCTCACCTCACTTCTCTCATTAActtttcttttggatgtttcTTTGAAATAATTCAGAGTAGATTTAATATGACCGGTGTACCCGGTGGACTGCGAATAATTCTGTCTATGTATTTTGTGATACTTCAACCACTTTTGAATCCGATCATGTACGGACTGCAAATGTCCAGAATAcgacatacatttaaaaatctgttgTCCAGCCTGATATGA